aaagaacgtTGGCGTGACCCTTTGACAACACCCTGACGTTCTCTGCAAACGTAAAatcagtgactcgctcctgcagggtCGTGGTCTACAACAACTGTAGATTACGAccttacctcacacaggaagtagcGCAGGTAATAATACTTGcctacagagcagcaagaggaactgcccctccttactttcaggctatgctcaaaccctacaccccaaccggAGCACTCTGCTCTGCAacctcaggtctcttggccctcccaccctaACGGGAGTGTGGAttccgctcagcccagtccaagctcttctctgtcatGGCACCCCAATGATGAGACacgcttccccctgaagctaggacaacaGAGACCTTGCCCATCTTCACAAAACATCAGAAACATCTTAAACAGCATCTTAAataatcctcctcctcacctctacccccccccccccaaaaaaaataaataaattgaaacTCAACTCCTTAACCAGCACTTGCACATGATGATCCCTGGGAAATGGCTGTTAGTTCTTCATGATGATCCCTGGGTAATGGCTGTTAGTTCTTCATGATGATCCCTGGGTAATGGCTGTTAGTTCTTCATGATGATCCCTGGGTAATGGCTGTTAGTTCTTCATGATAATCCCTGGGTAATGGCTGTTAGTTCTTCATGATGATCCCTGGGTAATGGCTGTTAGTTCTTCATGATGATCCCTGGGAAATGGCTGTTAGTTCTTCATGATGATCCCTGGGTAATGGCTGTTAGTTCTTCATGATGATCCCTGGGTAATGGCTGTTAGTTCTTCATGATAATCCCTGGGTAATGGCTGTTAGTTCTTCATGATGATCCCTGGGTAATGGCTGTTAGTTCTTCATGATGATCCCTGGGTAATAGCTGTTAGTTCTTCATGATGATCCCTGGGTAATGGCTGTTAGTTCTTCATGATGATCCCTGGGTAATGGCTGTTAGTTCTTCATGATAATCCCTGGGTAATGGCTGTTAGTTCTTCATGATGATCCCTGGGTAATGGCTGTTAGTTCTTCATGATGATCCCTGGGTAATGGCTGTTAGTTCTTCATGATAATCCCTGGGTAATGGCTGTTAGTTCTTCATGATGATCCCTGGGTAATGGCTGTTAGTTCTTCATGATGATCCCTGGGTAATGGCTGTTAGTTCTTCATGATGATCCCTGGGTAATGGCTGTTAGTTCTTCATGATAATCCCTGGGTAATAGCTGTTAGTTCTTCATGATGATCCCTGGGTAATGCTGTTAGTTCTTCATGATGATCCCTGGGTAATGGCTGTGAAGAGTTCCATTTGAATTATCcctaatctccactgtcccacagccctgCCAGGCAATTCATCAACTGATCTCCACTTCTACCATCAATATCAATTgcaacctgttttatatcaatatcaattacaacctgttctccTGCCTTGTTTTATTTTAGAACATTCCAGATCAAAATTATCCTTCCTTGTCTTGATTCTGTCCTCTTCATCATTTGAAATCAGAGTTGGCTGTAATACATGATATCATAAGAtatttctgtcacgccctgaccttagttatctttgttttctttattatgttggttaggtcagggtgtgacgagggtggttggtttagtttttgtagtgtctagggggttttgtattgtctagggggttttgtattgtctagggggttttgtattgtctagggggttttgtattgtctagggggttttgtattgtctagggggttttgtattgtctagggggtttttgtattgtctagggggttttgtattgtctagggggttttgtattgtctagggggttttgtattgtctagggggttttgtattgtctagggggttttgtattgtatagggggttttgtattgtctagggggttttgtattgtctagggggttttgtattgtctagggggttttgtattgtctaggggtttttgtatgtctagagaTTTTCTAGTCTAGGtgattatatgtctatggttgcctagattggttctcaatcagaggcagctgtttatcgttgtctctgattgggaacgatatttaggtagccatattccttggttaTTTTTGGGGTTGTTATTGTCTatgttgcctgtcagcacttgtGTTAtgtagcttcacgttcgtttagtgtttttccttcattaaaagaagaatgtatacTTATCCCTTGGTCTCATCAACGAACGTGACAATTTCAGTCAGATCAATCTGTCTaacttacaacaacaacaacaaacgaaGGGGCTAATAATAACACCATTGATATTTAATcatgttttaaaatatatatataatgacttTGCTGTGATGTCGAGTATAGAGACTGAGCGAAGCACTACGAAGAttcatattatttatttattatcatTATATTTCATATTCATATTCAGCAAAGTTTTAAAATGTTGTGAAAAAATCTAATGAAGCATTTGAACCATTAACGTTAGCTTTTTCCAATTCCTACATATCCAAGTGTAGAATTAAAATCACACactagttcaacaactgcagagttggtgtccctgttttataagatagtactcactgtacttactggtgttaatcagatcaatgTCCCTGTTTTATAAGATAGTGCTCActgtacttactggtgttaatcagatcaatgtccctgttttataagatagtactcactgtatttactggtgttaatcagatcaatgtccctgttttataatatagtactcactgtatttactggtgttaatcagatcaatgtccctgttttataagatagtactcactgtatttactggtgttaatcagttctccagtcttctcttcttcatcctcctccaatgtgacagtaatctcctcctcatcttcctccttcactccaaaaacgtcttcctcttctttcactgtaacagtcatgtctccttcctccttcattccaaaaactgcatcctcctctttctcttcctcctcttcttctttcaaggtagccaacatcctcctcctctttcactctgaaagcgtcttcctcttctttcactgtaacctcTTCCTCTTTTATTGTAACatcctcaccctctacttgtttttaATTACTGTGACAGCCTTCTCTTCTTTCTCGAGtgtctttctccgtccagcagacccccTCTTCTTTAACAGGAGGAGAGTTAACTTAGTGACCTCCTGTCATGGGGTGTTAGCTTGCTACCTAACTAGCATCAGCGACTAGCTTAGTCTTATTGCTAACTTAACCAGCTAGCTAGATGTCTAACAACGTCAATATGAAATTAAACGGGGTAACAGCTAGACGACATAAAGGTGTTTAAAACACATATATACGCCAGAAAGCCGTTCCCACTACCTTCTAAAAGCTTCTAAAGAGCTCCAATATTTCGGCTCTGTTGGCTAGTAAGCTACCGAGGTGGCTGAACTGTTCATGTTGATGACGCgacccgtccactagattatacgtcacactcTGGCAGCGTCGCCTGAACCTAAAAGacgcacatcgccatctgctgactggagtggtcAACGCAGTTGAgataagttttttttatttttttatttccatACAAAACGTGGATCATTTAATTTAATTCGTTAATATATTATTGTATTGAGACGTACAAAGGAAAGCATGTGTTGATTGATTGGTGCTGATTTAAAATGAGTGGTGAATGATGATGGAGGAAAACAAACCTAACTACATCCCCAGGCCCTGGTATATCACCAGACTGCATACAAACCTAACTGCATCCCCAGTCCCTGGTATATCAACACACTGCATACAAACCTAACTACATTCCCAGGCCCTGGTATATCACCAGACTGCATACAAACCTAACTGAATCCCCAGTCCCTGGTATATCACCAGACTGCATACAAACCTAACTGCATCCCCAGGCCCTGGTATATCACCAGACTGAATACAAACCTAACTGCATTCCCAGGCCCTGGTATATCACCAGACTGCATACAAACCTAACTGCATCCCCAGGCCCTGGTATATCACCAGACTGCATACAAACCTAACTGCATCCCCAGTCCCTGGTATATCAACACACTGCATACAAACCTAACTACATCCCCAGGCCCTGGTATATCACCAGACTGCATACAAACCTAACTGAATCCCCAGTCCCTGGTATATCACCAGACTGCATACAAACCTAACTGAATCCCCAGTCCCTGGTATATCACCAGACTGCATACAAACCTAACTGCATCCCCAGGCCCTGGTATATCACCAGACTGCATACAAACCTAACTGCATCCCCAGGCCCTGGTATATCACCAGACTGCATACAAACCTAACTGCATCCCCAGTCCCTGGTATATCAACACACTGCATACAAAGTGGCACTGAACACTGCACACAAGTTATACGTTACCAATCTCATTGGAAATGGTGAGTGGAACCCCAAAATACAATTTTCTGTCATAAATAAATTAGGTCCAGATAACTCCCCCTTTACCCCCGTGCTTAACTTGGACAGGAGCTCACCagagctgagtaccggcacctcaaatgttctactatTTTCATAATCGTTGTTATTaatatatatgttatatgttattaacatgttattactatatatatttatatatattaataACAACGATTATGCAAATATTGGAAGGATGACTTTATCTCCACGGAACATGTTGGTATCCGGTTACTCAGCAACCGGTCTGCCTATTAGTTGCTGGCTCAACGTCTAGATTCTTAAAAAATAAACACTGTATTTCCAACCATAAAACGTTATCGTCTTGATtataaatgtattgtgttattTGTTGTTTTTGACCCGGAAATGGATACTATCCACGTTGCACTGGGCGACAAACTGGACAGGAAGAACAACTAGGCTATATTCGGATTCAGGTTGATCACCGTAGATTTGAGTCTGATTAATTCCGTATAAATGGGGAACGAGTTCTGGTTACAAACACTAATAAAACGTAGCAAATTAATTGGTATGTCCAAGAACAAGCGACAAAAAAACAGTATGGTCTGTTCCAAAGCCGGGGAGATGGCAGCACATCTAGAAACCCCACTATCTTATCTGGTTTCTCAAATTCCCCTTTCACTTCCGGATTTCGTCGCCGGCTGTCCTTACTCAGCACCGAAGCACAACCTCCCCCTGTAAAATCCCTAAAGTCGATGTCCGCACCCGGAAATCTAATTAGCTTAATAAATCTGTAAATTTAAgatacatatatgttgttgtttttttgcatttGATATGTcccacttccgcatctgcggtgaaaggcgGCAGAGGTAGAGAAGTGTTAGTCAGACGATGAGACAAACAATTGTCAGGAGACTcttctgaagtcggtacagccgatctgcccGCTTCTGTCTGAATGCATAGCTCCTGGTTGTTCCTTATTTTCCGTAGAATGCATAGCCCCTCGTCGTTCCTTATTTTCCGTAGAATGCATGGCCCCTCGTtgatgatcccttactgatgtaaAGGGGAGAATGAGTATTATCAGGAGACAGGGAAAACCCGTTTGGATGATTTCTGATGATGTcatcaaaataaatcaatatCAGCAGGTCTTTTGTTCAGCGGGTTTTTACTTGATTAAGTACAATTCAATTGGACATTAATGTTAGGATTTTTTAATGTATATTCCTAAAATTTAAGTATAAAATTATGATATTGTTGCTTTCCTTTTGACAAGACATTTTGATAAATACCCCAATGTCAAAACATACTTTAACGTGTCCACAGGGCGGGGTTAAGAAATCACAGGCAGCGACATGCTGCCCAAACTACAGCCTTCCGGACTGTAAGGCATACtggtaactaccaaaataaaggaatcACTTGAGTAaacgagggatacaaagtattCATTATGGtgtgatgtgccttttactgaggagtggcttttgaCTGacgactctaccataaaggcctgatttatagggagtgctgcagagatggttgtccttctggaaggttctcccatctccacagaagaactagagctctgtcagagtgaccatcgtgttcttggtcacctccctgaccaaggcccctctccaacaattgctcagtttggccgggcggcgaggtcaaggaagagtcttggtggttccattcaagaatgatggaggccactgtgttcttggggaccttcaatgctgcagaaatgtttttgtacccttccccagatctgtgccctgacataatcctgtctcagagctctacagacctCTACATTTGACCTTGTGGCTTGGTTACCTGTGGGAcgttatacagacaggtgtgtgcctttccaaatcatgtccaatcaattgaatttaccacaggtggactccaatcaagttgtagaaacatctcaacgatgatcagtggatacaggatgcacctgagctcaatttagtctcatagcaaagggtctgaatacttatgtaaataaggtatttctgtttttaataaatgtgctaacatttctaaaaacctgttatcgctttgtcattatggggtattgtgatgatgtcattatgggttattgtgatgtcattatggattattgtgatgtcattatggggtattgtgatgtcattatggggtattgtgatgtcattatggggtattgtgatgtcattatggggtattgtgtgtaggttgatgatgGACAAAAACAATTGAATCGATTTTAGAAaacggctgtaacataacaaaatgtaggaaaactcaaagggtctgaataatttccaaatgccctgcaaccacctctcctataatgcactgtacacagcaaccacctctcctataatgcactgtacacagcaaccacctctcctataatgcactgtatacagcaaCCACCTCTCCcataatgcactgtatacagcaaccacctctcctataatgcactgtacacagcaaccacctcccccataatgcactgtacacagcaaccacctctcctataatgcactgtatacagcaaccacctctcctataatgcactgtacacagcaaccacctcccccataatgcactgtacacagcaaccacctctcctataatgcactgtacacagcaaccacctctcccataatgcactgtacacagcaaccacctctcccataatgcactgtacacagcaaccacctctcccataatgcactgtatacagcaaCCACCTCTCccataatgcactgtacacagcaaccacctctcctataatgcactgtacacagcaaccacctctcctataatgcactgtacacagcaaccacctctcccataatgcactgtacacagcaaccacctctcctataatgcactgtacacagcaaccacctctcctataatgcactgtacacagcaaccacctcccccataatgcactgtacacagcaaccacctcccccataatgcactgtacacagcaaccacctcccccataatgcactgtacacagcaaCCACATCCCCCATAATGCACTGTACACGGCAACCACCTCCCCCCTAATGCACTATATACAGCAACCACCTCCCCCATAATGCACTGTACACGGCAACCACCTCCCCCATAATGCGCTGTACACGGCAACCACCTCCCccataatgcactgtacacagcaaccacctcctccataatgcactgtacacagcaaCCACCTCCCCCATAATGCACTGTATACGGCAACCTTCTCCCccataatgcactgtacacagcaaccacctcccccataatgcactgtacacagcaaCCACCTCCCCCATAATACACTGTACACGGCAACCACCTCCCCCATAATGCACTGTACACGGCAACCACCTCCCccataatgcactgtacacagcaaccacctcccccataatgcactgtacacagcaaccacctcccccataatgcactgcacacagcaaccacctcccccataatgcactgtatactgcaaccacctcccccataatgcactgtatacagcaaccacctcccccataatgcactgtatacagcaaccacctcccccataatgcactgtatacggcaaccacctcccccataatgcactgtatacagcaaCCACCTCCCCTATAATGCACTGTAATGAACGTGTACTAGTGCCGTTACACATTTGATTTTTATTCAGCAAAAATAAATGTTGCATCAATCAAATGCTTTTTACAATCAGCACCTGTTTTCTTCCTCTGACAGGGTGGATTAATACATTAGGGAAGATCGATGAGGCAGCAAGTGAATCTTCTTCATGTCAACAACTCGTATCAATGTTATCAGAACGTCGTCATGACATTTTCATACACCTTTAGTTTGAAGACTAGTACACTGTCACGACGTGGCCCTTTGGGGTGTATATTGTGACTAGTACACTGTCACGACGTGGCCCTTTGGGGTGTATATCGTGACTAGTACACTGTCACGACGTGGCCCTTTGGGGTGTATATCGTGACTAGTACACTGTCACGACGTGGCCCTTTGGGGTGTATATCGTGACTAGTACACTGTCACGACGTGGCCCTTTGGGGGTGTATATCGTGACGATTACACTGTCACGACGTGGCCCTCTGGGGGTGTATATCGTGACTACTACACATTTTATTAAATCTATTTAATAAAATCTACaactttccaaatcatatcaTTAACATCTAAAGGGTTCATACTTGTATTCAATCAAATCCATaatcaaaataaaatacacattttttaaatgttaatctGATTTCAGACATGATCATGTCTCAAGAGGAAAAAACTCAACTAGGCCTATTTTTGTTTTAGTAAGATTTTCATACAAACATGATTTCACATGGCATCAACATTATCATAGTGGAACATTGGAAAGGTTTTTCTACTGTGTGTTCCCTCTCATGTGTTTTCAGGCATCAACAACATTCTCAGTCAAAAACTTGTCAGAACACAGCATCTATATTGTCTAGGTCCTGTGTCCTAGAAAATGTCTTTCCACAATTAGGTTCCCTAACTGACTGAAccctctttccacactgggaaacTATTCCACCAGCCCAGAGCCTCGAACcgggatctctagtggcacagctagcactacgatgccttagaccactgcgccactcgggaggctgtaTTTTCTGATAGTTAATCAGAGATTTTTTACCAGAGTATCTCTTGCCACAttgatttctctcctgtgtgtccgCTGGTGTATAATCAAACTGCTAGAtgtaacaaaactcttcccacattgatcacagccataaggtttctctcctgtgtgtgttctccggTGTATAGTCAGACGGCTAGAAGTAACAAAACTCTtctcacactgatcacagctataaggtttctctcctgtgtgtgttctctggtgtactaTCAGGCAGCTTGagtgagtaaaactcttcccacattgatcacagctataaggtttctctactgtgtgtgttctctggtgtgattttAAATGTCCTGACTTAAGAAAAcgctttccacagtcagagcagtggtaaggcttctctcctgtgtgtgttctctggtgtatagtcagCTGGCTAGATGttgtgaaactcttcccacattgattacagctataaggttttTCTCCTGTATGGATTCTCTCATGTCTTTTAAGGTCTGCTGAAGAtgtaaatctcttcccacagtcagagcagcagtgaggtttctctcctgtatgaATTCTCAGGTGTACTTTTAGTGAATCTGATCTTGagtaactcttcccacagtccGGGCAGTGGTGATAtttcttccctgtgggtctctgctgGGGTTTCTTGAGGAGTTCTGatgtggagagactcttctctgcctcgtcaggatcatgatgttgttgaggctccccagaggatccacgatagtcttgtctctctcctgtgtgaacaacaaagtcagacagatggttaaaggcccacaacagcagaaatccaCTGTTTATTTGAGGTAAAAGTTTATGCCCAGAGCAAGATGTTGTACAACAACTGACGTCTGAAAATAATGTTTAAATGCTTTTACAAACTTATTTGACAATTGTCTTAATATGAGTCGAGCTATAATATATTTTGTTAGAAAAAAAATACCACTTAGTAGTAAAGTTGATGATTGTAGTTAGTGGTAACTAGAAATTGAGAAATAAGTTATTAAAGTTGTTGAAATCCTAAGCAGTGTACCAGATTACTTTTGGTCACCAATGTAGGCTCCTTTCTGTGTTAAGCTAAAATTGCGGCACGATGTACAATTCGGTTGTAGAAACTCctccctgctaatgaggaaaccgctAGTTACGGATGTAGTAAAcgcagcaaaaaaataaaatgtcccttttttttaaagataataagtaaaaatccaaataacttcacagatcttcattgtaaagggtttaaacaccgtttcccatgcttgttcaatgaaccataaacaattaatgaacatgcacctgtggaacggtcattaattaagacactaacagcttcaGCTTACAGACAGCAGGCAagtaaggtcacagttatgaaaacttaggacactaaagaggccattctactgactctaaaaaacaccaaaagaaagatgcccagggtccctgctcatctgcatgattgtgccttagacatgctgcaagggggcatgaggactgcagatgtggccagggcaataaattgcaatgtccgtactgtgagacgcctaagacagcgctacagggagacaggacgggcagctgatcgtcctcgcagtggcagaccacgtgtaacaacacctgcacaggatcggtacatccgaacatcacacctgcgggacaggtacaggatggcaacaacaactgcccgagttacaccaggaacgcacaatccctccatcagtgctcagactgtccgtaatagtctgagagaggctggactgaggtctTGTAAGCCtgttaaggcaggtcctcaccagacatcaccggcaacgacgtcgcctatgggcacaaacccacccacTTTTTGCCAGTGACGAgtcgcgtttattgtcgaaggaatgagcattacaccgaggcctgtactctggagcaagatcaatttggaggtagagggtccgtcatggtctggggcggtgtgtcacagcattattggactgagcttgttgtcattgcaggcaatctcaacgctgtgcgttacagggaagacatcctcctccctcatgtggtacccttcttgcaggctcatcctgacgtgaccctCCAGCATTACAATGCCGCCACCCATAAtgctcgttctgtgagtgatttcctgcaagacaggttctgtcagtgttctgccatggccagcgaagagcccggatcgcaatcccattgagcacgcctgggacctgttggatcggagggtgagggctagggggagtccatgaggaggagatgcactgcagtacttaatgcagctggtggccacactgactgctacttttgattttgacccccccccctttgttcagggacacattattcaatttctgttagtcacatgtctgtggaaactgttcagtttatgtctcagttgttgaatcttgttatgttcataaaaatattaatttattttgttgttttctgaaaataaacgcagttgacagtgaggacgctTGTTTTATTGATGAGTTTATATCTGCATTTTCACAGTGCATTATCTGCTAATTCGCAGTGCATTATCTACTAATTCGCAGTGCATTATCTACTAATTTGCAGTGCATTATCTACCAATTCACAGTGCATTATCTATTAattcacaatgtattctgaatattACAGTGCAAGATCAGGATGCTACTGAAGGAAACTCACATTAAGCTCTGTGTCTATTCACTAATTCACCACCGTGGGGGAAACTCAGGGGAGTTCTCATAGACTGACAGCAAAAATAGCCTCCATTTACAGGTTGCTTATAAGTGCATTTCACATTACTTTTGGATaatattttattgatttatttaacctttattttactaggcaagtccgttaagaacaaattcttatttacaacaacggcctaccggggaacagtgggttaactgccttgttcaggggcagaacgacagattttttaccttgtcagcttggggatttcgatctagcaacctttcggtcactggaccaacactctaaacacgaggctacctgtcgccccaatTGTAAGGCTTatttgaatgtcctgcttaatataatgtttatgtCATCGTTGCAAATCAATgcataatcaataacaatgtaataataAACAACAATAATCAACAATGTGAtattcaataacaatgtaataatcaataacaataatcaataactatgtaatattcaataacaatgtaataatcaataacaataatcaataatcaataacaatgcaataatcaataacaatgcaataatcaataatgtaatcaataacaatgaTCATt
This sequence is a window from Oncorhynchus mykiss isolate Arlee chromosome 13, USDA_OmykA_1.1, whole genome shotgun sequence. Protein-coding genes within it:
- the LOC118938113 gene encoding gastrula zinc finger protein XlCGF17.1-like, with the protein product MSSLNYSPVGEEEVCWTEKEGRWLNIVVKEEEEEEDVTVTKVEEVEDVTVKQEVECEDVTVKEEEDVFRVKEEDITVKEEEGEITVILEEEEEVGELINTRERQDYRGSSGEPQQHHDPDEAEKSLSTSELLKKPQQRPTGKKYHHCPDCGKSYSRSDSLKVHLRIHTGEKPHCCSDCGKRFTSSADLKRHERIHTGEKPYSCNQCGKSFTTSSQLTIHQRTHTGEKPYHCSDCGKRFLKSGHLKSHQRTHTVEKPYSCDQCGKSFTHSSCLIVHQRTHTGEKPYSCDQCEKSFVTSSRLTIHRRTHTGEKPYGCDQCGKSFVTSSSLIIHQRTHRREINVARDTLVKNL
- the LOC110511977 gene encoding acidic leucine-rich nuclear phosphoprotein 32 family member C isoform X3, whose amino-acid sequence is MLATLKEEEEEEKEEDAVFGMKEEGDMTVTVKEEEDVFGVKEEDEEEITVTLEEDEEEKTGELINTRERPDSHSDSRKSPSEEPDSETPKPARRHPCSQ